The following coding sequences lie in one Amblyraja radiata isolate CabotCenter1 chromosome 20, sAmbRad1.1.pri, whole genome shotgun sequence genomic window:
- the LOC116984787 gene encoding 39S ribosomal protein L23, mitochondrial-like isoform X3, with amino-acid sequence MARRVIYPLYQYGNPQLRIFRTNFFMTLVRPGKEQPEDTAQFRIPMEMTKPDVKNYLQDIYSVPVAAVRTRIQYCTNKKRNHKNQKVKRPDYKVAYVQLANPSAVEMLFTVKCWHSIYFRILPF; translated from the exons CTATCCACTGTATCAATATGGAAACCCTCAACTCAGGATATTTCGAACCAACTTTTTTATGACCCTGGTGAGGCCTGGGAAGGAGCAACCAGAGGATACAGCCCAGTTTAGGATCCCCATGGA GATGACAAAACCTGACGTGAAAAATTACCTACAGGACATCTACAGTGTCCCAGTGGCTGCAGTTAGGACCAGAATACAATATT GTACTAACAAGAAGAGAAATCATAAGAATCAGAAGGTGAAGCGGCCTGATTATAAAGTTGCCTATGTTCAGTTA GCTAACCCCAGTGCTGTGGAGATGTTATTTACAGTGAAATGTTGGCACAGTATATATTTTAGGAtacttccattttga